The segment GTGCACCCTGAAGggatttttttggaatttttaatcagaatttcaattaaacattattaaaacacTTTGCATTTTTTCGCGAAAACTTCCGAAAATagcatattagaaaaataatcctcacggcatcttaaaattcaatatatatatatatacatatatatatatatatatatatattgaattttaagatgccgtgaggattatttttctaatataaaaaatatcttttcaatttgaaatgtattgcagtataatatttatttttaactttaattattttttagaaattattttaagcacattaaaagcaatatatttcattattgtagTAAATCTGAAATCGTTAACATTGTTGCTACCAATATTTCATCTTGACTTAttgtactttctcatatacgaaatataaagcAAGTgatgtaatcgacaaaaaattggaattcccaattttgatgaatctccacgtttagaCCTCTTGCagcagaaaaacacatttctatcattatgtctatctgtcttaGATTACATAACTTGAGTCtgtcaaaaacgctttgagcttttgaaggatgaaatttgatacactcTCTTTaatccaaatttgcagattttcatCTAATTCTTAGAAAAATCCGCACAGAAAAAgtatgtctgtccggctgttctaatataagttaacattataactacaaaacgagaaGAACTAGATTCATAAAATTCAGCACAGAGATTTAACATTATAGTGTAtgcacttatcaaattttggatcaaatccaaCGAAGGAAAACCGTTTGTcagtctgcattttcagaaacatgtaaacatgctAACTCaataatacaatgatttaaatatatcaaatttgataaatgattttgtGTCTACACatgtaagtaaaatttttgttttaatcggttcaAAAAAACTTGGCTAAAACatgatagaatcagtaaaaaggctaaattctcgccaaaggttgatatttcataactattgtacgttAATATCATGCAAGttgttctctgggataacacctttattagagagtatgcgtgaAAGTTTTGAGGAAATTACTCCAGCTGGTTTCCATTACTTTGACCAAGATATAAAGATATGGTTTATTTATTTGAGTAGGttacaataaatacaatttttaaattttaccaagCATCGATCCAGACAAAGCAATTGGTTTCTAAAGATGACCAGctcaaaatagaacaaaaaattataaggCCAAAAAGTGgtatcattacaatatttttttttaattctaagataatataaaaatacgttttatgcattaaaattttcggaagttatcacggAAAGAACGCCAAAATTTTgttcgtttttaattaattaaaattatgattaatttttttttacaaaatcgcTTTGAATAGTACATTTTTACTCTCCAAAATTTATATGTGTCAAGATGGTAGATCTGCTTCAAATGATCTGATCTATAGAGTCCCATGTACACATGCATACACTCAACTTCTTCTTTATTGTTAGTAggagtagaaattttattttcttatatataaattatagtaaGAGAAATTATCGTCAcggaaaaaagaaatatgttcaGTAAGTGTATGCCGAAAGTGCTAACAGGCTTAATAATGAATGACGACGCTTTATTATATACGAAACAAAACACATATGAAGCATATATTGTACATGCAGGAGTCATTTTCAAACAAGCAGCAAACACAACGAAGAAAGAACTCACTGGAGAACAATATTGGGAAGACAGAATCCACTCTACTATTTCAACTACTTCACTCATTTTATCTTGCTACTCACAATAATAGATAGAGAACAGGGTGAGAGAATACTTCCTGTGGTTAACTATAAGGTTCAATGAAACATAACTTTCAAAACTATTCTACTTGCATATTTCCTAATGATAAACGAGGATTTCTGTTTATAAATGTGCCAtacatgaaagatatttttgataaaaatatcctTCTCAATCCTTGATCCTTCTCAAATCCAAgatcatttgttttaattacaaatgaagaaaatgatAGACAACCTGCGAATGTCTCTTACAGGATTACAAAACTGAATTTGACCCTCGATTCCATCAATGATTAATCGTGTTTAGAATCGAATAACATACGTCAAATCTGTCGTTCATCCATCAATGTCGTtcataaaagaattcatttttgatcaatagtatttttggaagttatggaAGTTTGGAATTTggaaaacaccaaaattcattttggtgttttcaatttcaaattttatttattaaatttctaattgaaattaaaaatcactcTGAGGTTCATATTTTCTCCCttcaatgtatatatttgttaaatatgatagTGTGTACAATGTGTACACATATATCTTTTTTGTTAGTAAACTATGTGAcgattaatcatttaataataatttttcttctgcaCTTGTTTGCAATGTTGTATGAATAACAGATACTTGCTGAaatttggtttagtttaattatatttatgcccTTCTTTAAAGCAACCATAGAATTATTTTAGGACGAGCCTCGTGATTGTGAGCTTTGTTCATATAACCGCCTGTTCTGCCACCACCCTTTCCGCTATGCGGATGGATAATTCACTCCAGCAGATTCGACGTGAACAGGCGCTGCTTGGCCGATATTTTATTGATGGATTCAGGAGCCGAACCTGGTGCTCTTCAATCCTAAAGCCTTACCACAAGAACGCACGAAACTAGAACTGTTACATAACCTCTGATCTAATTGCAAATAGGATAAGATAAAGAATGATATCATTTCTGCATTCTTGCATGACCGcaggaattatttattaaagataatgttGCTTCCTTTTCATTTTACCATTTGCTTACCAattgcttcccccccccctttattgtTTAATGTTTTGGAATTCTCTCTGATTAAGGTTCATTGGCACAGTGATcaatggaaaaatgaaaaaaggcaTACCGAGAATCCGaaatagaaacaaattcaaacttatctaattgaaacaaatattatttcaaactttgtctaatttcttttaataagctCAAGGTAAGCTGCAAAATAAAAAGTGATGAGAATTTTCATTGGTTAACTTTTACATAAGTTGCCATGTGCTGCGTATTAAACAACTCAACTCACATCTCTTCGGCAACACTGATTTGTTTAcaaactaaagaaattttctgTCAATGAATTTCTTATGGCTCACTACAGTCAAGTTTTTATTAACATgaagtaatcaaaatttttatgaagttgaTTTTTTCCTTTTGTTGATCAGTTGTTTTGAGTAGCctatgttttaaaaagattttgccaCTATATGTCTTTGtcatttatattatgttattttacttCGAcattttcccactttttttttttttttttttcaattttaaaaacattatcgaaTGTTTAATTCTGAAGTATTTGCTTCTTGATCGACAATTTTGGAgtcatttgataaaattgaatgcGATGAACAGATctatgtatcaatttttttaaaatgacaaagaTGTTAGAACAGCACATCACCAAGAACGAATGTAGAGGccatgtatattaaaaatatcgttcCAATTAATATGAAAAGATTCTATAAAGAAGCATTTAGACTCTTCAAAAGTTAGCGAAAGATTTGACTTTATATAGAAGTGATTTAAAAAAGCACTTTTTGATGATTCATAGATATTAGAGgttcttttttaatcattaatatatttacattaaaatgcataaattcatGATGATTGAaatagttgtttttatttttaaaaagttgcttgtttaggattttaaaaattgttcagatGCATTTACGATGCTAATTATTTACACTTGGTTTAACAGTAAGGATGATTGCTATTATAGTTGCAGTAAGGATAATACATTTCAAAAGCAGCAGTTATTAAATAGTCAtagtatttagaatatattttgtataattataatatattctaaataattttaatgaaattaattagatgaaatcgagaataaaatgatttcttccatcaccatatttaaaagaaagatttttttttttttttttgaactgtaGTCTTTTGCAGTCAAATGTTGCTAATAACTTTCTATATACTGTCATATTCTTGggtcaatgacaatatatttcttaatataaaattttttactgtttagctttccatattttttattttaaattttgttttatagattTAAAGACTGGATTTGATTATCTTGATGCCTATTCAGATGGGTTGACATTTTATAAAGCCATTAAATCATGACTGTTGCGGAATCACCCACTTCTAAATGGGCACCTCCTTGGCCTATTTTGTACCGCTTGCCAGCTGTACGTTTCTCGCGCATTATTGCCATTCTTCTTATTCTTGTTATGGTGCCTTTGTTTACTCATTATTACCTGTCCAaggtacaaataatattttatattataatattctttgttagaatttattatttatcatatttggcAAACTATTCATTATATTGTTGTCCAGTACATTGTATTatcttttacaaaaacatttaaagttgaataaattttataaaaatatactcttaCAATTTCTATGATCATTAATTTgtgtcatttttatagaaatcaagTAAGGAAAGTGAAAGAATAGTTTCGTATGtcattaagttttaaaactaacagaaaggaatttcaaaagGAGAAGAGAAGTTGATTAGAAGGAAATATATCTCCTTTTAATTTATactgaatgaaataattcaaactaCTATATAGACATTTATCAATGAAAGAGGATTGAGTTGTAGCTTTTAGATTAGAAATACATCttatgaattattgtattttctttaccTCAAATACAAATGAGAGACAGTGACAAATTCTAATTGCATTTATTGAAAATGGTGAaagattcataatatttttaaaaaatcaaaggtATCATTCAAAACGTAGCCTTTGAAAGCCAAATGATTTTGCAATGTCAGAAAAGACTAAACCACTAATTTGTGACCCAATCAAGGATGAAACTTCTGCTATTACAAGATATTATTTACAATTCTAATTCAGAGAGTTTAGTGAATTTATATTGGCAAAAAGAATTTgagcattaatttataattattaagaatacaGATATTGTGTTTAATcctcataatataatatattacaatttttgatttataacatttaaaggtGTATTTTCTGTCTTATTTGTTAAGAATATTCTTCTTTAtctgcagtcttaattttttatcattatttttcaagaattttaagtaactgtaatttttaaatattataaaatagatttattattttatgatatttacagaTTGGAGGTGATAGTCCTGCAGCTGAAGTCCACCATGGAGGTGTTCAGATGGAAGATTTGGATTCCCTAAAATCAGTAGATTTGAAGGGGAGAATTGAAGAGATGATCCGTATTAAAATATCTGTTAGTGACGAACTCAGGGATCTCGAAAGCAAGAGACAAAAATTGCAGGTAAATGCTTTCTTccctttatatttctaaatttctttctagaatttatatttctaaatgaaatactAGATCATCAAAGCtacatctattttaaaaaaaaaaaacttaagtaaatTATGTGGttcaatttatatgattttttttttcctttatttaacttgatttggttcatattgataaaaaaaatagaaatttgttgtCCATTTTCTCTTCTTCCtgatatgctttaattttttaaatgcctatATCTTTATGATGACAGtcgattattttaacattttaagaagattgttagttaataattaaaataaactaattttagaaatttaaatttttaattttaaaaaatttatttcgtactATTTATGGTGATGAGAATAActtaaaaacaacaaaacaaagaattaaaataaaataaaaaatactaaaatgaattccaaataataaaatagaaaaaaaatagaatagaaaaatacttTCTAGAGCACCAATACCTCTTTTTATTaagttctttgaaatttatttatatattttttactttatcatcCTAGTCTGATATATCTATTCTAACTCAAAGAATGGAGGATCTGAAAGTTGATTACAACCACCTGCAAGTGGAGCTAGATCGGTTAAGAGTTTCAGTGGAACAAGCCCAGTATGCTCAACGAGAAGCTCAGCAGAAGAACAGTCCTCTCATCTCCCCTCCTAGACGCATCCTTCCGTCCTTGCAAGATGAAATCAGCCTACCTCCACCTGATTCTAGAAGAATCCGAAACTGCCGTACACACCTTTGTTTTGATTTCTCTCGGTGTTCACTCACTTCAGGATTTCCTGTTTATTTCTATCATCCAGAAGATACCCAAAGTCAGTTCTTGACTGCTGCTGTCACTGAAGCTTTAAATGTTAATGTTCACATTACCTTTGATCCTGCTATTGCTTGTGTTTATGTTGTCTTGCTTGGAAAAGTAAACAGTGCAAGATCTCTTGAAACATAcctacgatcattaaatcattggAATGGTGATGGAAGAAATCACCTTCTTCTCAATTTGGATGCAAATGGAACAAGTCACCTGTCTGGTATTGACACAGGTCGGGCCATGGTTGTCCGCCCCAGTTTCACGGTTGGAGAATTCAGAGATGGATTTGATGTGATTGCACCTCCTCTGCTTAGCAATAAAGATCGATTGTCTAAAGTGTATCCTTATTCTCCAGCTCGCAGAAAGTTCATGCTATCTTTCCAGGGAGAGTATAGGACATCTGTTTTGTTGTTAAAAAGTGGTACTCGTAGACTTTCTTCAACTTTTGATGATAACTCTGAAGGTACTGAGAGTGTAACTTCCAAGAAACCCTCTGAAGAGGTAGAAGACGTAATTGTGAATACCTTGAAAGAAATGCAAATGTCTAATCTtggagataatttcttttttcagttttcatgtGCAGGGAGCACATTTCCAGGACTTGATTCAGAATGGCTTCTGTGTGGGTCTTCTGAAACACGGATGACCATATTacaggaatctacctttgccttagTGATCAGTCCTCTAGATTATAAAATCCTTAGTACTCCCCAGATTCATATTCGCATCTTTGAAGCTTTGCAGACAGGAGCTATTCCGGTTCTCCTTGGTAATCATATCCGACTGCCTTTTGATGAGTTCCTGGATTGGAAACGAGCTGTAATTTCTTTGCCAAAAGCCAGAATTTCTGAGCTGCATTACTACTTGAGGACATTTACAGATAATGATATTATGGCCATGAGACACCAAGGTTTGTAACatctattttatagaataatttattttaaatcctttgtttaaaaagaattttaatggaattagaTAATCTTATATAAAgtggtttatttaaaatgaaacaaaatatatattctcaggAAACATAAAAATGGTTATTGCTGCTTATATGTTTAAATAAG is part of the Argiope bruennichi chromosome 10, qqArgBrue1.1, whole genome shotgun sequence genome and harbors:
- the LOC129988529 gene encoding exostosin-3-like, whose amino-acid sequence is MTVAESPTSKWAPPWPILYRLPAVRFSRIIAILLILVMVPLFTHYYLSKIGGDSPAAEVHHGGVQMEDLDSLKSVDLKGRIEEMIRIKISVSDELRDLESKRQKLQSDISILTQRMEDLKVDYNHLQVELDRLRVSVEQAQYAQREAQQKNSPLISPPRRILPSLQDEISLPPPDSRRIRNCRTHLCFDFSRCSLTSGFPVYFYHPEDTQSQFLTAAVTEALNVNVHITFDPAIACVYVVLLGKVNSARSLETYLRSLNHWNGDGRNHLLLNLDANGTSHLSGIDTGRAMVVRPSFTVGEFRDGFDVIAPPLLSNKDRLSKVYPYSPARRKFMLSFQGEYRTSVLLLKSGTRRLSSTFDDNSEGTESVTSKKPSEEVEDVIVNTLKEMQMSNLGDNFFFQFSCAGSTFPGLDSEWLLCGSSETRMTILQESTFALVISPLDYKILSTPQIHIRIFEALQTGAIPVLLGNHIRLPFDEFLDWKRAVISLPKARISELHYYLRTFTDNDIMAMRHQGHQLFYRYFSSPRAIVATILAYIRSRLQIPAPAAREEPSPSVFNATFRPLRTEEIAALPDPEESLGPSEQPFPSPRFQRNLTLTNAGHYTLWNELVDPFVLYPQTPFDPLLPSEAKFMGSSFGFRPIGGGAGGSGKEFSEALGGNSPREQFTIVMLTYEREAVLMDSLQRLRGLPYLNKVVVVWNSERPPSADLRWPEIGVPIHVIKAKKNSLNNRFLPYDVVETEAVLSVDDDAHLRHDEIVFGFRVWREARDRIVGFPGRYHAWDTLNGGWLYNSNYSCELSMVLTGAAFFHKYYTYLYSHSMPQSIRDKVDEYMNCEDIAMNFLVSHVTRKPPLKVTSRWTFRCPGCPVSLSEEDSHFQERHRCIEHFSQVYGYMPLLNTQFRADSVLFKTRIPHDKQKCFKFI